In Legionella beliardensis, the following are encoded in one genomic region:
- the lptC gene encoding LPS export ABC transporter periplasmic protein LptC, with amino-acid sequence MNAAKQSVWGFFLLIALSCFGWYFASSSSVIKLDDNALAKMPDSVATGIKVRQFDAKGTLAHFLESPQAKHVPEKNTYFFDSPHIILTQNNNEPKWDIQSEKALALDKGKQITFIGHVIVHQDKGIKSPESTLKTEELVYFPEQKFATTTLAVIFEQPGSVIHSQGMKAYLDQKRVELLNKAQAIYEPNHG; translated from the coding sequence ATGAATGCCGCTAAGCAATCTGTCTGGGGTTTTTTCTTATTAATTGCTCTATCTTGTTTTGGCTGGTATTTTGCCAGCTCATCTTCGGTCATAAAGCTTGATGATAATGCTTTAGCAAAAATGCCTGATTCCGTGGCTACAGGAATTAAGGTTCGCCAATTTGATGCAAAAGGCACCTTAGCTCATTTTCTAGAAAGCCCACAAGCTAAGCACGTTCCGGAAAAAAACACTTATTTTTTTGACTCTCCTCACATTATTCTTACCCAAAACAATAATGAACCTAAATGGGATATTCAATCAGAAAAAGCATTAGCACTTGATAAAGGAAAGCAAATTACGTTTATTGGCCACGTTATTGTACATCAAGATAAGGGAATTAAATCGCCGGAAAGTACTTTGAAAACAGAAGAGCTTGTTTATTTCCCTGAACAAAAATTTGCTACAACAACGCTTGCTGTTATTTTTGAACAACCCGGTAGCGTCATCCATTCACAAGGAATGAAAGCTTATCTTGATCAAAAACGTGTTGAATTATTAAATAAAGCGCAGGCAATCTATGAACCAAACCATGGCTAG
- a CDS encoding KdsC family phosphatase yields the protein MTTNLIERAKKIKCLICDVDGVLTDGLLYLDNYGNELKAFHVQDGMGLKLLMAVGIEVGVITTSRNPVIDYRMEQLGIKYYFKGQVDKRNAFIKLKEQLGFANEHLAYIGDDLPDLAIIQQVGLGIAVANAVPQVKEFAVWQTEQTGGRGAVREVCDLILNAQQKQEDALARYLLS from the coding sequence ATGACAACGAACTTAATAGAAAGAGCTAAGAAAATAAAATGCCTAATCTGCGATGTCGATGGTGTTTTAACAGATGGCCTTCTCTATTTGGATAATTACGGTAATGAATTAAAAGCGTTTCATGTTCAAGACGGCATGGGTTTAAAATTACTGATGGCAGTTGGGATTGAAGTCGGTGTGATTACGACTTCCCGTAACCCGGTTATCGATTATCGTATGGAGCAGCTTGGTATTAAATATTATTTTAAGGGGCAAGTTGATAAGCGCAATGCGTTTATCAAGCTTAAAGAACAGCTTGGCTTTGCCAATGAGCATTTAGCCTATATTGGCGATGACTTACCTGATTTAGCTATCATACAACAAGTGGGTTTAGGCATCGCTGTTGCTAACGCAGTACCACAGGTAAAAGAATTTGCTGTCTGGCAAACGGAACAAACAGGAGGACGTGGAGCGGTTCGCGAAGTTTGTGATCTCATTTTAAATGCCCAACAAAAACAAGAAGATGCATTAGCTCGGTATCTTTTATCATGA
- a CDS encoding anthranilate synthase component II, with translation MLLLIDNYDSFTYNLVHYFQVLNQEVRVFKNNDLTITDIEQLSPSYLVISPGPKGPMDAGISLAVIAHFYQTIPILGICLGHQCLAQAFGATIIQAPQTVHGKTSTIMHHKRKLFHDLPNPFQAMRYHSLAVDVATLPPVFSIDAWAEDTIMAISHRQHPLFGLQFHPESILSEHGLQLLTNFLNYETIRDF, from the coding sequence ATGCTATTACTTATTGATAATTATGATTCATTTACCTATAACTTAGTGCACTATTTTCAAGTATTAAATCAAGAAGTCAGAGTATTTAAAAATAATGATTTAACGATCACCGATATTGAACAATTATCGCCCTCTTATCTTGTTATTTCACCCGGCCCTAAAGGGCCAATGGATGCGGGTATTTCACTAGCGGTTATTGCACACTTTTATCAAACTATTCCTATTTTAGGTATTTGCCTTGGCCATCAATGCCTAGCCCAAGCCTTTGGCGCAACTATTATTCAGGCACCACAAACGGTACATGGTAAAACATCAACCATCATGCATCATAAACGAAAATTATTCCACGATTTACCAAATCCTTTCCAAGCAATGCGTTACCACTCGTTAGCCGTTGATGTTGCGACCCTGCCCCCTGTTTTCTCAATTGACGCGTGGGCAGAGGATACAATTATGGCAATTTCTCATCGTCAACATCCGCTGTTTGGTTTACAATTTCACCCCGAATCCATCTTAAGTGAGCATGGCTTGCAATTATTAACAAATTTTTTAAATTATGAAACTATCAGAGATTTTTGA
- the lptB gene encoding LPS export ABC transporter ATP-binding protein, whose amino-acid sequence MNKLSALHLKKSFKGRTVVSDVSINIKRGECVGLLGPNGAGKTTCFYMIVGLQSCDEGNIFLDEQNITLAPMHQRARLGIGYLPQEASVFRKMSVADNIYSILQLRKDLDNEGRQNKLKQLLEEFNISHLENNLGMSLSGGERRRVEIARALAIEPAFILLDEPFAGVDPISVIDIKRIISHLCEKNIGVLITDHNVRETLDICERAYIVNQGKILCEGAPVDILANQQVRTVYLGEEFSL is encoded by the coding sequence ATGAATAAACTATCAGCACTGCACTTAAAAAAATCTTTTAAAGGAAGGACGGTCGTCAGTGATGTTAGTATCAATATAAAGCGAGGAGAATGTGTCGGCTTATTAGGTCCAAATGGTGCAGGTAAAACCACCTGCTTTTACATGATTGTTGGTTTACAAAGTTGTGATGAAGGCAATATTTTTCTTGATGAGCAAAATATTACGCTAGCACCAATGCATCAGCGTGCTCGCTTAGGTATAGGCTACTTACCGCAAGAAGCCTCAGTATTTCGTAAAATGAGTGTTGCTGATAATATTTATTCCATTTTGCAATTACGCAAAGACCTTGATAATGAAGGCAGGCAAAACAAATTAAAACAATTATTAGAGGAATTTAATATTTCTCATCTAGAAAATAACTTAGGCATGAGCCTCTCTGGTGGAGAGCGCCGTCGTGTTGAAATAGCGCGCGCACTTGCAATTGAACCGGCTTTTATTTTGTTAGATGAGCCTTTCGCCGGAGTTGACCCTATTTCAGTTATTGATATTAAACGTATTATTTCCCATTTATGTGAAAAAAATATTGGCGTTTTAATTACCGATCATAATGTTAGAGAAACATTAGACATTTGTGAACGAGCTTATATAGTCAATCAGGGGAAAATTTTATGTGAAGGGGCGCCTGTTGATATTTTAGCTAATCAGCAAGTACGTACTGTCTATCTTGGTGAAGAATTTTCATTATAA
- the trpD gene encoding anthranilate phosphoribosyltransferase, with translation MKLSEIFERLINQENLSFADMQQVMRACIDDKLSDAEIGAFLTLMRAKGESIDELTAAAKTMQERIHSIDLGPDLIDMAGTGGDGKHTFNISTASSIVAAAAGAKVAKHGNRSVSSSSGSADLLIEAGFNIELSDEQLKSCLNQNNICFLFAPHFNQATQRVKEVRRQLGIKTLFNLLGPLLNPAHVKKQVIGVFAKDWQESLLQVLVNLGSERVIILHSEDGLDEISISAPTTILEYHQGRQFTWAINPKDFNCYHPNLDNLIVHTASQSLQLIEAVFAGALGAPRDSILLNTAIALYCADLAGDFKSGIEMAAAAIDSGAAKQQFLQFRDFTRNCKHYDN, from the coding sequence ATGAAACTATCAGAGATTTTTGAGCGCTTAATTAATCAGGAGAACTTAAGCTTTGCTGACATGCAGCAGGTTATGCGAGCTTGTATTGATGACAAGTTATCTGATGCCGAGATTGGTGCCTTTCTTACATTAATGCGCGCCAAAGGTGAATCCATCGATGAACTAACAGCCGCTGCCAAAACGATGCAAGAAAGAATACATAGTATCGATCTTGGGCCTGATTTAATCGATATGGCAGGAACCGGTGGCGATGGTAAACATACCTTTAATATCTCTACAGCAAGTAGCATTGTTGCTGCAGCAGCTGGCGCTAAAGTTGCTAAACATGGTAATCGTTCGGTTTCAAGCTCAAGTGGTAGTGCTGACTTACTAATAGAAGCAGGGTTTAATATCGAGCTTTCTGATGAACAATTAAAATCTTGCTTAAACCAGAATAATATTTGCTTTCTATTTGCACCTCATTTTAACCAAGCTACCCAGCGGGTCAAAGAAGTACGTAGGCAACTAGGCATAAAAACCTTGTTTAATTTATTAGGCCCTTTATTAAATCCAGCCCATGTTAAAAAACAAGTCATTGGCGTTTTTGCCAAAGATTGGCAAGAGAGTTTATTACAAGTACTCGTTAATTTAGGCAGTGAGCGAGTTATTATTCTGCATTCCGAAGACGGGCTAGATGAAATTAGTATCTCAGCACCCACCACAATTCTTGAATATCATCAAGGACGACAGTTTACTTGGGCTATTAATCCTAAAGATTTTAATTGTTATCACCCTAACCTAGATAACCTCATTGTTCATACAGCGAGCCAAAGCCTTCAATTAATTGAGGCCGTGTTTGCTGGCGCTTTAGGTGCGCCACGTGATAGTATCTTATTAAATACGGCTATTGCACTTTATTGTGCAGACTTAGCCGGTGATTTTAAATCAGGCATTGAAATGGCAGCTGCAGCCATTGACAGTGGCGCTGCTAAACAACAATTTTTACAATTTCGAGACTTTACTCGCAACTGCAAGCATTATGACAACTAG
- the lptA gene encoding lipopolysaccharide transport periplasmic protein LptA, with product MASLKFIRISLLALASFKVFALDTDKNVTAQLAADTADLNQQAHQGTYIGNVQFDQGTTHLRATKAITKVNQHNKLTFAQALGTDKEPAHFWTQTDANKPPLHAYALKINYYPERHLIVLIGNARIEQGEDSLSAPKITYNTEKKHVISQGDNKMRTTIIFHQGQGQAHE from the coding sequence ATGGCTAGTTTAAAATTTATACGGATAAGTTTACTAGCATTAGCTAGTTTTAAAGTATTCGCATTAGACACAGATAAAAATGTCACGGCTCAATTAGCTGCCGATACAGCAGATTTAAACCAACAAGCACATCAAGGTACCTATATTGGTAATGTGCAATTTGATCAAGGGACAACTCATTTACGGGCAACAAAAGCGATTACCAAAGTTAATCAGCATAATAAGCTTACTTTTGCTCAAGCCCTTGGTACCGATAAAGAGCCTGCACATTTTTGGACGCAGACTGATGCAAATAAACCACCCCTTCATGCTTATGCATTGAAAATAAACTATTATCCTGAACGTCATTTAATTGTTTTAATTGGTAATGCCCGTATTGAACAAGGTGAAGATTCTTTATCGGCGCCTAAAATCACTTACAATACTGAAAAAAAACATGTCATCTCTCAAGGTGACAATAAAATGCGCACCACTATTATTTTTCATCAAGGTCAGGGTCAAGCGCATGAATAA